One region of SAR324 cluster bacterium genomic DNA includes:
- the hypB gene encoding hydrogenase nickel incorporation protein HypB, with translation MCQDCGCLETEHVTVGQSPFRVISQKTMVHTHQEHLRPDQGNTTKKISIKQEVLQKNNHIAAHNREHFIAQRVFCLNWISAPGSGKTSILEKMIRDLNSEFPMAVIEGDQQTDRDAQRISNAGAPVVQINTGAACHLDAEMIHQAWHQLQQPSIRWLMIENVGNMVCPTAYDLGEAMKIAVISCPEGEDKPVKYPDLLLTAKVLLINKIDLLPYLDFDLQACISFSRKVNPDMMIFPVSAKTGEGFNDFYNWLRRTHVSGHTHESD, from the coding sequence ATGTGCCAGGATTGCGGTTGTCTGGAAACAGAACATGTCACCGTGGGGCAATCCCCATTTCGAGTGATTTCTCAGAAAACGATGGTTCATACTCATCAGGAACATTTGAGACCGGACCAGGGGAACACCACTAAAAAAATAAGTATCAAACAAGAGGTTTTGCAGAAAAATAACCACATTGCCGCACACAATCGGGAACACTTTATTGCACAACGCGTCTTTTGTCTGAACTGGATCAGTGCGCCGGGATCTGGAAAAACTTCCATTCTGGAAAAGATGATCCGGGATTTGAACTCAGAGTTTCCAATGGCCGTGATTGAAGGCGATCAGCAAACGGATCGCGACGCGCAACGGATCAGTAATGCCGGTGCTCCGGTGGTACAAATCAATACCGGGGCCGCCTGCCATCTGGATGCTGAAATGATTCATCAGGCATGGCATCAATTGCAACAGCCTTCAATCAGGTGGTTGATGATTGAAAACGTGGGCAATATGGTGTGTCCCACCGCCTATGATTTGGGTGAAGCCATGAAGATCGCGGTGATCAGTTGTCCGGAAGGGGAAGACAAACCTGTCAAATACCCCGATCTTTTGCTGACCGCCAAGGTGTTATTGATCAATAAAATTGACTTGCTCCCCTATCTGGATTTTGATTTGCAAGCCTGTATTTCTTTTTCCCGGAAAGTGAATCCGGATATGATGATTTTTCCTGTTTCTGCCAAAACAGGCGAAGGATTCAATGATTTTTACAACTGGTTGAGGAGGACGCATGTGTCTGGGCATACCCATGAAAGTGATTGA
- a CDS encoding 3-keto-5-aminohexanoate cleavage protein: protein MKSSDKVIVTCALTGVLTDPNMHPVPVTPREMADAAEQAYNAGASIVHCHFRQQGPGMGRFPTWDPDVVAEICGAIRDRVPDMIINMSTGVMGDDISEPVACLQRVKPEMAAMNAGTLNYLKIKKDGTWAWPPLIFDNPVSKIEKFLKVMYDNNIVPECECFDTGIVRSIPMLEANGLLKSPVDVSLVMGVASGMPAKPEWIPLLVDELNPGTTWQVIAIGRTEVWPVLRRAVELGGNARTGVEDTFYLPDGQKTSSNGQLIEALVKIIHETGREIATTQEARQIYGLK, encoded by the coding sequence ATGAAATCCAGTGACAAAGTGATTGTGACCTGTGCCCTGACAGGTGTATTGACAGACCCCAATATGCATCCAGTTCCTGTAACCCCCCGGGAAATGGCGGATGCCGCTGAGCAGGCTTATAATGCCGGTGCGAGCATTGTCCATTGTCATTTTCGTCAGCAGGGACCCGGAATGGGGCGTTTTCCCACATGGGATCCCGATGTTGTCGCGGAAATATGCGGTGCCATTCGTGACAGGGTTCCTGACATGATTATCAACATGTCCACAGGCGTTATGGGGGATGATATTTCCGAACCGGTTGCCTGTCTGCAACGGGTTAAACCTGAAATGGCTGCTATGAATGCGGGTACTCTGAATTATCTCAAGATCAAAAAAGATGGAACATGGGCCTGGCCTCCACTTATTTTTGATAATCCGGTTTCAAAAATCGAGAAGTTTTTAAAAGTCATGTATGACAATAACATTGTTCCGGAATGTGAATGTTTTGATACGGGGATTGTCCGCAGTATTCCGATGCTTGAAGCCAATGGACTGTTGAAATCGCCGGTCGATGTTTCTCTGGTAATGGGCGTGGCGAGTGGAATGCCCGCAAAACCTGAGTGGATACCATTGCTTGTCGACGAGCTCAACCCGGGAACCACCTGGCAGGTGATCGCGATTGGTCGAACTGAAGTATGGCCTGTGTTACGTCGTGCGGTAGAACTTGGCGGAAATGCCAGGACAGGCGTGGAAGATACTTTTTATTTACCAGATGGACAGAAGACATCCTCAAACGGACAATTGATTGAGGCACTGGTGAAAATCATTCATGAAACAGGACGAGAAATAGCGACAACTCAGGAAGCCCGGCAAATTTACGGACTTAAATAG
- a CDS encoding DUF3334 family protein produces the protein MNTSILTIASIFKDALKEVIERSCQLKVSVSKTAQFIPGIQLSEDIGAFVNFWGNYKGLMVLNFSGDAALELVTAALRNMGMPEDEIPTHYMSDDVRGALGELVNHIIGKARTDIQNKFELVAHATIPAVVPITTPIGLYFKTTTSSDGHPCVRLSIRTPQNHRFHMELTTEPTLFTTLSGN, from the coding sequence ATGAATACATCTATTTTGACGATTGCCAGTATTTTCAAAGATGCTTTGAAAGAAGTGATTGAACGTTCATGCCAGCTTAAAGTTTCAGTGTCCAAAACAGCCCAGTTTATTCCTGGAATTCAGCTTTCAGAAGACATTGGCGCCTTTGTAAATTTCTGGGGAAACTATAAGGGCTTGATGGTATTAAATTTTTCAGGAGATGCTGCCCTGGAACTGGTCACTGCAGCTCTGCGTAACATGGGAATGCCAGAAGATGAGATTCCGACACACTATATGTCAGATGATGTCCGTGGAGCACTGGGAGAACTGGTAAATCACATCATTGGAAAAGCTCGCACTGACATTCAAAATAAATTCGAACTGGTGGCGCATGCCACAATCCCCGCAGTGGTACCAATTACCACACCAATCGGTTTGTATTTTAAAACAACAACGTCATCCGATGGACATCCCTGTGTCCGTCTGTCCATCCGAACACCTCAAAACCATCGTTTTCATATGGAATTGACCACTGAACCTACATTGTTCACAACCCTTTCAGGCAATTGA